CCTGTGGAAAGTAGAGAACCCGCGCGACGAAATGGCCGCTATCCGCGAAGCCAAGAATTGCGAAGCCCTCGAAGCCATGAAGGAAATTATAAACCCCGATTCACTGAAAGTATTGCCCGACTGCTACATAGAGAAGTTCGCAGCAACCTTGCCGCCACTCTCCTACTTGCAGTTCCAACGAATCGGTTATTTTAATATAGATAAAGACTCTACCCCTGAAAAAATGGTCTTCAACCGCACAGTAGGCTTGAAAGATACGTGGGGCAAGATTAATAAATAAACAGGCCAACCGGCTTGACTTTATAAAATGGGGCTGTGACAAAAGAGAGAATGAACACTTTTGCAACAGCCCCATCTTAGCAATCAAAAAAACGATAAAATAAAAATGGGTAGAAAAAATTCACCGTCCGCAAAAAAAGAACTAGTCGAGCTAATCACAAACTACGAAGCTGCCAAAGCCGAGGATCGACAAATCTACCTGGACGGAGATCAACTGGCTGACATTGCCGACTGGTATGCCACCGAACGAAAATTTGCCGAAGCGCAGGAAGTCATCAGTTACGGACTTCATCTGCACCCCGGAAGCACAGACTTGCTGATAGAACAGGCTTATCTTTACCTGGACACCCAAAAACTGCAAAAAGCAAAGACAGTAGCCGCCGCCATCACCGAAGAATACGAACCTGACGTGAAGATGCTGAAAGCCGAACTACTGCTGAACGAAGGGAAACTGGAAGAAGCCCAGGAGCTTCTGAACTCAATAGAAGATGCCGACGACCTTGTCACCATCACCGATATTGTATATCTTTTCCTGGATTTGGGTTATCCTGAAAATGCCAAAGAATGGCTGGAAAGAGGAAAATCACGATATGCCGACGAACAGGATTACCTGGCTCTTACCGCTGATTATCTATTCGCCACTCACCAGACGGAAGTCGCAATCGAAGCTTACAACAAACTGATTGACAAAGCTCCTTACAATGCATCCTACTGGATGGGACTGGCAAAATGCCACTTTATCGAAGAGAATGTAGACAAGACCATCGAAGCTTGTGATTTCGCACTGGCAGCCGACGAAAATTACGGAGAAGCCTATGCCTACAAGGCACATAGTTTTTTCTATCTGAACAATTCGGATGAAGCCATCGAGAATTACGGGAAGGCTATTAATTACAAGTCAATCCCCCCCGAACTGGGCTATATGTTCATGGGATTGTCCTACGCCAATAAAGAAGATTGGCAGAAAGCCGACGATTATTATACAAAGGTAATCGACTGCTTTGAAAAGGAAGGAGACAGAGACTCTATATTGTTGATAGACACATATACCAGTAAAGCCTTTGCCCTCTCCCATCTGCAAAGATATGAAGAAGCGCATCAGCTCTGCGACAAAGCCAAGAAGCTAGGCCCCGACGAAGGACTTATCTACCTGACGGACGGAAAAGTATATCTGGCGGAAGAAATGGAAGACCTGGCATCCGAAGCTTTCCAACAGGCTATAGAACTTAATCCCGGTGTGGAAATGTGTTATATGGTTGC
The DNA window shown above is from Bacteroides faecium and carries:
- a CDS encoding tetratricopeptide repeat protein — its product is MGRKNSPSAKKELVELITNYEAAKAEDRQIYLDGDQLADIADWYATERKFAEAQEVISYGLHLHPGSTDLLIEQAYLYLDTQKLQKAKTVAAAITEEYEPDVKMLKAELLLNEGKLEEAQELLNSIEDADDLVTITDIVYLFLDLGYPENAKEWLERGKSRYADEQDYLALTADYLFATHQTEVAIEAYNKLIDKAPYNASYWMGLAKCHFIEENVDKTIEACDFALAADENYGEAYAYKAHSFFYLNNSDEAIENYGKAINYKSIPPELGYMFMGLSYANKEDWQKADDYYTKVIDCFEKEGDRDSILLIDTYTSKAFALSHLQRYEEAHQLCDKAKKLGPDEGLIYLTDGKVYLAEEMEDLASEAFQQAIELNPGVEMCYMVASTYSENDYLYEAKEYYEMAYKLDPKYELVTEKLSVLCLMSNEIENFFKYNSECKSPLGLDVIEDLLASPNHREEDEKTLKEVLKRMKKENKKKGK